One part of the Leucobacter triazinivorans genome encodes these proteins:
- a CDS encoding glyceraldehyde-3-phosphate dehydrogenase, producing the protein MIQRADAHLEAWKAKQELAERMIPLIGQLYRDHDVVMSVHGRSLVGRSPIDIIRAHSFARKIDDVELPLAETSAVVEALARIQPGPVSVDLALLANGYRTSGAGDLDAYLREQLAPAIAAQPGRGTDVVLYGFGRIGRLLARIIIDHSGSGRGLNLRAIVVRKGSENDLLKRANLLRRDSVHGPFNGTIKVLEDENAILANGVRIQVIYSNDPASVDYTEYGIEDAILVDNTGRWRDAEGLGQHLENRGISRVLLTAPGKGDMLNVVFGVNSDKITAEHTILSAASCTTNAITPVLKVINDRFGVKRGHVETVHSYTNDQNLIDNFHKGDRRGRSAALNMVLTETGAAKAVSKALPEFEGKLTGNAIRVPTPDVSMAVLNLQLETETSRDEINQFLEQVSLTGGLRTQIDYVESAEIVSTDFVGSNRAGIVDGLATIVTGDSAVLYVWYDNEYGYSCQVVRIIEQLAGNHPAHLPAREG; encoded by the coding sequence ATGATTCAGCGTGCTGATGCTCACCTCGAAGCGTGGAAGGCGAAGCAGGAACTCGCAGAGCGGATGATTCCGCTGATCGGGCAGCTCTACCGGGACCACGACGTGGTCATGTCCGTGCACGGGCGCAGCCTCGTGGGGCGCTCGCCCATCGACATCATCCGCGCGCACAGCTTCGCCCGGAAGATCGACGACGTCGAGCTGCCGCTCGCCGAGACCTCCGCCGTGGTCGAGGCGCTCGCCCGCATCCAGCCCGGCCCCGTGTCGGTCGATCTGGCGCTGCTCGCCAACGGGTACCGCACGAGCGGTGCCGGCGACCTCGACGCCTACCTCCGGGAGCAGCTCGCCCCCGCGATCGCGGCGCAGCCCGGCCGGGGCACCGACGTGGTGCTCTACGGATTCGGCCGCATCGGCCGCCTGCTCGCCCGCATCATCATCGACCACTCGGGCAGCGGCCGCGGGCTCAATCTGCGCGCCATCGTCGTGCGCAAGGGCTCCGAGAACGACCTGTTGAAGCGCGCGAATCTGCTGCGCCGCGATTCGGTCCACGGCCCGTTCAACGGCACCATCAAGGTGCTCGAGGACGAGAACGCGATCCTCGCGAACGGCGTGCGCATCCAGGTGATCTACTCGAACGACCCGGCGAGCGTCGACTACACCGAGTACGGCATCGAGGACGCGATCCTCGTCGACAACACCGGTCGGTGGCGCGACGCCGAGGGTCTCGGCCAGCACCTCGAGAACCGTGGCATCTCGCGCGTGCTCCTCACCGCTCCGGGCAAGGGCGACATGCTGAACGTCGTCTTCGGGGTCAACAGCGACAAGATCACCGCCGAGCACACGATCCTCAGCGCGGCCTCCTGCACCACCAACGCGATCACTCCGGTGCTGAAGGTGATCAACGACCGCTTCGGCGTGAAGCGGGGCCACGTCGAGACCGTGCACTCCTACACCAACGACCAGAACCTCATCGACAACTTCCACAAGGGCGACCGCCGCGGCCGCTCCGCGGCGCTCAACATGGTGCTCACCGAGACCGGCGCCGCGAAGGCCGTCTCGAAGGCCCTTCCCGAGTTCGAGGGCAAGCTCACGGGCAACGCCATCCGGGTGCCCACCCCCGACGTGTCGATGGCCGTGCTCAACCTGCAGCTCGAGACCGAGACCTCGCGCGACGAGATCAACCAGTTCCTGGAGCAGGTCTCGCTCACCGGTGGCCTGCGCACACAGATCGACTACGTCGAATCGGCCGAGATCGTCTCGACCGACTTCGTCGGCTCGAACCGCGCCGGCATCGTCGACGGCCTCGCCACGATCGTCACCGGCGACAGCGCAGTGCTCTACGTGTGGTACGACAACGAGTACGGCTACAGCTGCCAGGTGGTGCGCATCATCGAGCAGCTCGCCGGGAA
- a CDS encoding MetQ/NlpA family ABC transporter substrate-binding protein: protein MTFTKRGALAASIAAFALLLTSCSSSGSGEGGTETVRLGVVGESNPYWVDFVDAAAEEGIEVDLVDFQDYNQPNPALSNGDLDLNQFQHVVYLAEYNVANDDDLVPIGSTAIYPLALFSDTYQSVDEIPEGSEIAIPNDVVNRARALLVLQSAGLLELEGGGSIFSTPDEIDPETSKVTIVEVQADLVPNSLADVAGGVVNNEFATKAGLDYADAIAQDDPQDPNALPYVNIFAARAEDQDNETYLKLVEIYQGTQAVQDGVVNDSGGTAVMTSVPVADLLASLERVQDDVRANS, encoded by the coding sequence ATGACCTTCACGAAGCGCGGCGCTCTCGCCGCATCGATCGCAGCGTTCGCGCTGCTGCTCACCAGCTGCTCGTCGTCCGGGAGCGGCGAGGGGGGCACCGAGACCGTGCGACTGGGCGTCGTCGGTGAGAGCAACCCGTATTGGGTCGACTTCGTCGACGCCGCGGCCGAGGAGGGGATCGAGGTCGACCTGGTCGACTTCCAGGACTACAACCAGCCGAACCCGGCGCTGAGCAACGGCGACCTCGACCTCAACCAGTTCCAGCACGTCGTCTATCTCGCGGAGTACAACGTCGCGAACGACGACGACCTGGTTCCGATCGGCTCGACCGCCATCTACCCGCTCGCGCTCTTCTCGGACACGTATCAGTCGGTCGACGAGATCCCCGAGGGCAGCGAGATCGCGATCCCGAACGACGTCGTGAACCGCGCCCGAGCCCTGCTCGTGCTGCAATCGGCGGGACTGCTCGAGCTCGAGGGCGGCGGGTCGATCTTCTCGACCCCCGACGAGATCGACCCCGAGACCTCGAAGGTCACGATCGTCGAGGTGCAGGCCGACCTCGTGCCGAACTCCCTCGCCGACGTGGCCGGCGGTGTCGTGAACAACGAGTTCGCGACCAAGGCCGGCCTCGACTACGCCGACGCCATCGCGCAGGACGATCCGCAGGATCCGAACGCGCTGCCCTACGTCAACATCTTCGCGGCCCGCGCCGAGGATCAGGACAACGAGACGTACCTGAAGCTCGTCGAGATCTACCAGGGTACCCAGGCGGTGCAGGACGGCGTGGTCAACGACTCGGGCGGGACCGCGGTGATGACGAGCGTCCCCGTGGCAGACTTGCTGGCGAGCCTCGAGCGCGTGCAGGACGACGTCCGCGCCAACAGCTGA